AATGTGAATGTCGCGAGCAAGAAGCAGTTGATGCTCAAGGTAACCGACGCGGGGAATGGCATCTCTTACGATCATGCCGACTGGGCGAACGCCAAGGTGAGCTGCTCTGATATCCAGCCCACCGTTACCGGCGTCACGGTCAACCCTTCCACCGCTGTCCTCAGCGTGAAGGGCAGGCGGCAGTTCACGGCGGACGTGCAGGGGAGCGGGGCGTACTCCTCAGCCGTGACTTGGACGAGCAGCAGCCCGTCAGTGGCCACCGTGAGCAGTTCGGGACTGGTGACTGCTATTGCGCCGGGTACTGCCACGATCACCGCCACCTCGACCTTCGACACGAGCAAGAAGGGCACCGCGCAGGTCACGGTGAACCCCGCGTCCACCCTGCCTACCGGGGGCATCCTGATCAACTTCCAGCCTGCGAGCTCGGGAACACCTGCCGGGTACACTAGGGATACAGGAGCCGCCTACGACACGTCGCGGGGCTTCGGCTGGGTCCGCGAGGACAGTGTGGGGACAGGCACCAGTGTGCCGCTGGACATCACCCCCAACACCCGTGACCGCGCACTTGCGGGAGTGGACGCGCGTCTGAACACCTTCATCCACATGCAGTTCCCGACGAGCGTGAGCAACGCGACTGCCGTGCGCACGCCCGCCGCCTGGGAGTACGCCCTGCCCAACGGGGTGTACACCGTGACCGTCGCCGTAGGGGAGGCCAGCAACAGCTACGACAGCTTCCATCAGATCAATGTCGAGGGCCACTTGGCCATCGCCCGGTACAACCCGGTGGCGTCCAAGAAGTTCTTCACCTCCACGATGCGGGCAAGCGTCACCGACGGGCGCCTGACCATCGACGCGCGCGGCGGCACGAACACCAAGCTGGATTACCTGAGCATCCAACCGGGCGACCAGCCCAGCATCCGGTCGCTCAGCCCCCAGGACGCTGAGACCATCGTCCCAACTACCGTCTCGGTCACAGCAGACGTCAATCTGCCCAACAGCGGCATCGACGGGACGACCCTCTTCTCTTCCACCGTCCGCCTGCTGAACATGGTCACGAATGTCCCCGTGCCTGCCTCGCTCAACACCTCCGGCGGCGGTGACGTGATCGTTTTACAACCCAGTGCGCCGCTTAGTGCCAACACCCAGTACATCTTCGAGGTGACCTCCGGTGTCAAGGACACGAGCGGGATGGCCTTCCTGCCCCAACGCACGACCTTCGTGACGGGGTCGAGCACGGGGTCCACGGGCACGGTGGCCTTCGAGCAAGTCGCGCTGCCCAATGCGCCCGCCAAGCCCTACACGGCCGTCGAGATGGGGCCGGACGGCAAGCTGTACGCGGCCACACTGATTGGTGACATCCTGCGCTTTGGAGTGATGTCCGATGGCACGGTCACCACCCCGCAAGTTATGACTTCCGTACAAGCGGCCAGTGGCGGACCGCGCACCATCATTGGGATGAAGTTCGACCCGACCTCCACGGCCGACAACCTCATCTTGTGGATCAGCAACAACCACTTCTGGGACGGCACGGCAAACTCCCCGGACTGGAGTGGCAAGATTACCCGCCTGAGCGGCCCCAACCTGGAAAACGTGCAGGACTATGTGGTGGGGTTCCCCCGCTCAATCCGCGATCATCAGACCAATTCCATTGCCTTCCGCCCGGGTGATCCTGGCGCCCTGTATGTTCTGCAGGGCAGCAACTCCGCAATGGGTGCTCCTGACACCGCTTGGGGCAACCGTCCTGAGAGGCTGCTAAGCGCTGCCCTGCTTAGAGTCGATTACTCCAAGATCAGCAACCCGCCGCTGG
This is a stretch of genomic DNA from Deinococcus apachensis DSM 19763. It encodes these proteins:
- a CDS encoding NPCBM/NEW2 domain-containing protein, whose protein sequence is MPACQPDLLSSLRLGLTLVLTAALTACSSAPQSQTPGLDPVATYSYEPGTDYSWTSVTQGTDMSPGTPSSPWRGLAVSAAGEATDLDLTSGSWDSATNGYGPIEIDRSNNSSTAGDGRTLTIGGVAYAKGLGAHANSDIRYTLPGQCTTFTASIGVDDEVGDRGSVVFEVWNGTAAKLYDSSVLRGSNAAKTISVPLSGVQQLRLVVRDASDGVNYDHADWAATRLLGCTVSQTSGNKYLSDLTPIGTPLNGYGPYEKDKSNGGSAGGDGKTLTIGGTAYPKGLGAHAASSLTYDLNGTCSTFTVEVGVDDEVGDQGTVVFQVFSDGTKLYDSGIMTGRDSARSVNVNVASKKQLMLKVTDAGNGISYDHADWANAKVSCSDIQPTVTGVTVNPSTAVLSVKGRRQFTADVQGSGAYSSAVTWTSSSPSVATVSSSGLVTAIAPGTATITATSTFDTSKKGTAQVTVNPASTLPTGGILINFQPASSGTPAGYTRDTGAAYDTSRGFGWVREDSVGTGTSVPLDITPNTRDRALAGVDARLNTFIHMQFPTSVSNATAVRTPAAWEYALPNGVYTVTVAVGEASNSYDSFHQINVEGHLAIARYNPVASKKFFTSTMRASVTDGRLTIDARGGTNTKLDYLSIQPGDQPSIRSLSPQDAETIVPTTVSVTADVNLPNSGIDGTTLFSSTVRLLNMVTNVPVPASLNTSGGGDVIVLQPSAPLSANTQYIFEVTSGVKDTSGMAFLPQRTTFVTGSSTGSTGTVAFEQVALPNAPAKPYTAVEMGPDGKLYAATLIGDILRFGVMSDGTVTTPQVMTSVQAASGGPRTIIGMKFDPTSTADNLILWISNNHFWDGTANSPDWSGKITRLSGPNLENVQDYVVGFPRSIRDHQTNSIAFRPGDPGALYVLQGSNSAMGAPDTAWGNRPERLLSAALLRVDYSKISNPPLDVKTGDGGVYNPYAAGAPVTIYASGIRNAYDMVWHTNGQLYVPTNGSAAGGNTPATPATLPASCQTRPDGPYTGPAVPALASVGVQHDFLFRVVKGGYYGHPNPMRCEWAMNGANPTSGTDTAEVVASSSGSGYVVGVQPDRNYRGFSYDFGEHASPDGVIEEYTTAQNSSLKNKLLVVRYSAGKDIIVLTPGGTNQDIVQAQTLISGLTNFNPSPLDLTENRSTGHLYIAQLNEQTGSGKLTLVRPK